In SAR324 cluster bacterium, the sequence CCCAACGCAAGCGACCGCTCTTCAGCAGCAGTGACGCTGGAGACTTTAGTGCTCCCCCAACCCTCTACGACTACAGCAGTATTGACTGGATCGCACTCTTCGTTGAGCGCGGTTGGTTTGTCCGAGACAATGGGGACCATGTGACTGTCCTATGCCCCAACAAGGCTCAGCACACCAATGGCAGCGATGGGACAAGTTCCACCGTCATCCTGCGTACGCCTGGTGGAGGGCAAAGATTCAATTGTAAGCATGGACACTGCGAACACTTGAGTGACCGCGACCAGCTGATTGAGCTACTCGGTGGGCCCTCTGTTTTAGAAGGCTTTGCGAAGAAATTGTCAGCTAATTCCGAATCGACTGCGATCGAAACAAAGCTTTCGGTTACCCACTGGCTCCGCCTTGACCCACGCAATGGGCTCTATCACATTCGGCAACCGGAAGCTGCCAAGGCTTTCCGGGCTACAGGGGTCCAACTCAATGACCCTGAACTTGAGCAGAAACTGCTGCACTTCCTGGAGAAACCACCTGGGGGAGAGCCTGTCGGTGATACCCTGAGTGCAAGAATACTGACCGATGTCCTCAAGCTGGTGCGTACTGACGGTGGTTGGGGGACCAGGTTGAGGCTTCAGAGTGCCAGCAAACTCCCATTGGAAGCCATTGACTGGCTCTGGCAGGGATGGCTGGCCAGGGGCAAGTTTCACCTGCTGGCTGGCTCCCCTGGGACAGGCAAGACCACCCTGGCAATGGAAATGGCTGCCATCATCAGCAGGGGTAGGACCTGGCCGGAAGGGGCCAACTGTGCCCCAGCTAATGTTTTGATTTGGTCTGGTGAAGACGACCCGCAAGATACCCTGGCCCACGACTGGTGCTTGCCGAAGCGGACCTCGAAAGAATCTACTTCGTCAATGAGGTCCATGATGGCCAGGGAAGCCGCAGTTTTGATCCGGCAACAGACCTAAGGCTCTTGGAGATGGAACTGAAGCAAATCGGAGGGGTCAGCCTGCTGATCGCTGATCCAGTCGTCTCGGCGGTCACCGGAGACTCCCACCGTAATACCGAGGTGCGAAGAGCCCTGCAGCCGCTGGTTGACTTAGCATCGGTCTATGGCTGTGCGGTGCTGGGAATCACCCACTTCTCCAAGGGGACACAGCTACGAGAACCACTGGAGCGGGTGACCGGGTCGATTGCCTTCGGCGCACTGGCTCGCATTGTCCTGGGGACCGTCGTGGTGCCTGGAGATCTGGCACAAGCCAGTCAAAGGATGTTGCTAAGACTCAAGAGCAATATTGGTGTCGACAAAGACGGCTTCAGCTATGACCTGCAGCAGTTGGAACTGCCTAATCATCCTGGTATCTCCAACACCAAGGTTGTTTGGGGAGCAGCTGCAGTGGGTTCTGCACAGCAGATCC encodes:
- a CDS encoding AAA family ATPase, whose amino-acid sequence is MNVFDKKVLKQGQKSWSDPALLKPEDSSVESSAKLAKKREHAPHSDWRQRRDAAIRRYHQLGLCPIPLKGKRPYQKGWQAQEQYQELSAEAILQRFGPSDNVGLLLGIPWRQRGLFLRGIDYDDLDLWEEHMDCAGDREGYGWLLSGPLVRTGNDNSHHYILSDSSEKFVFQGKESTEHGGEIQGAGTQLVAPPSIHPDTGEEYRWIHEDWEDLVLVSQQQLQENYHPKTSKSKFTAAIQPAQRKRPLFSSSDAGDFSAPPTLYDYSSIDWIALFVERGWFVRDNGDHVTVLCPNKAQHTNGSDGTSSTVILRTPGGGQRFNCKHGHCEHLSDRDQLIELLGGPSVLEGFAKKLSANSESTAIETKLSVTHWLRLDPRNGLYHIRQPEAAKAFRATGVQLNDPELEQKLLHFLEKPPGGEPVGDTLSARILTDVLKLVRTDGGWGTRLRLQSASKLPLEAIDWLWQGWLARGKFHLLAGSPGTGKTTLAMEMAAIISRGRTWPEGANCAPANVLIWSGEDDPQDTLAHDWCLPKRTSKESTSSMRSMMAREAAVLIRQQT
- a CDS encoding AAA family ATPase; amino-acid sequence: MELKQIGGVSLLIADPVVSAVTGDSHRNTEVRRALQPLVDLASVYGCAVLGITHFSKGTQLREPLERVTGSIAFGALARIVLGTVVVPGDLAQASQRMLLRLKSNIGVDKDGFSYDLQQLELPNHPGISNTKVVWGAAAVGSAQQILGAAEEQRKESGAGQSALNEAKDFLRDLLAAAPMTAKEVKQVA